A single Mustela lutreola isolate mMusLut2 chromosome X, mMusLut2.pri, whole genome shotgun sequence DNA region contains:
- the C1GALT1C1 gene encoding C1GALT1-specific chaperone 1: protein MLSESSSFLKGMMLGSIFCALITMLGHIRIGHGDRRHQHKHHHLQAPNKEDILKISEDERMELSKSFRVYCIILVKPKDVSLWAAVRETWTKHCDKAEFFSSENVKVFESINMETDDMWLMMRKAYKYAFDKYRDQYNWFFLARPTMFAIMENLKYFLLKKDPSQPFYLGHTIKSGDLEYVSVEGGIVLSIESMKRLNSLLGIPEKCPEQGGMIWKISEDKQLAVCLKYAGVFAENAEDSEGKDVFNTKSVGLFIKEAMSNHPNLVVEGCCSDMAVTFNGLTPNQMHVMMYGVYRLRAFGHIFHDALVFLPPNGSDND from the coding sequence ATGCTTTCTGAAAGCAGTTCATTTTTGAAGGGTATGATGCTTGGAAGCATTTTCTGTGCCTTGATCACTATGCTAGGACACATTAGGATTGGTCATGGAGATAGAAGGCACCAGCATAAGCATCATCACCTACAAGCGCCTAATAAAGAAGATATCTTGAAAATTTCAGAGGATGAACGCATGGAGCTCAGTAAGAGCTTTCGGGTATACTGTATCATCCTTGTAAAACCCAAAGATGTGAGTCTTTGGGCTGCAGTGAGAGAGACTTGGACCAAACACTGTGACAAAGCCGAGTTCTTCAGTTCTGAAAATGTTAAAGTGTTTGAGTCAATTAACATGGAAACAGATGACATGTGGCTAATGATGAGAAAGGCTTACAAATATGCCTTTGATAAATACAGAGACCAATACAACTGGTTCTTTCTTGCACGCCCCACTATGTTTGCTATTatggaaaacttaaaatattttttgttaaaaaaggaTCCATCACAACCTTTCTATCTAGGTCACACTATAAAATCTGGAGACCTTGAATATGTGAGTGTTGAAGGAGGCATCGTCTTAAGTATAGAATCAATGAAAAGGCTTAACAGCCTCCTCGGTATCCCTGAAAAGTGTCCTGAACAGGGAGGGATGATTTGGAAGATATCAGAGGATAAGCAGCTAGCAGTCTGCCTGAAATATGCTGGAGTGTTTGCAGAAAATGCAGAAGATTCGGAAGGAAAGGATGTATTTAACACCAAATCCGTTGGGCTTTTTATTAAAGAGGCAATGTCTAATCACCCCAACCTTGTTGTAGAAGGATGCTGTTCAGATATGGCTGTTACTTTTAATGGACTGACTCCTAATCAGATGCATGTGATGATGTATGGGGTGTACCGTCTTAGGGCATTTGGGCATATTTTCCACGATGCGTTGGTTTTCTTACCTCCAAATGGTTCTGACAATGACTGA